A section of the Perognathus longimembris pacificus isolate PPM17 chromosome 7, ASM2315922v1, whole genome shotgun sequence genome encodes:
- the Id3 gene encoding DNA-binding protein inhibitor ID-3, which translates to MKALSPVRGCYEAVCCLSERSLAIARGRGKSPAAEEPLSLLDDMNHCYSRLRELVPGVPRGTQLSQVEILQRVIDYILDLQVVLAEPAPGPPDGPHLPIQTAELTPELVISNDKRSFCH; encoded by the exons ATGAAGGCGTTGAGCCCGGTTCGCGGCTGCTACGAGGCGGTGTGCTGCTTGTCAGAAAGGAGTCTGGCCATCGCGCGGGGCCGTGGCAAGAGTCCTGCGGCCGAAGAGCCTCTGAGTCTCCTGGACGACATGAATCACTGCTACTCGCGCCTCAGGGAACTGGTGCCCGGAGTCCCGCGAGGCACTCAGCTTAGCCAGGTGGAAATCCTACAACGCGTTATCGACTACATCCTCGACCTCCAGGTGGTCCTCGCCGAGCCGGCCCCGGGACCCCCGGATGGGCCGCATCTCCCCATCCAG ACAGCTGAGCTTACTCCAGAACTGGTGATTTCCAACGACAAGCGGAGCTTCTGCCACTGA